From a region of the Alnus glutinosa chromosome 1, dhAlnGlut1.1, whole genome shotgun sequence genome:
- the LOC133868322 gene encoding uncharacterized protein LOC133868322, with amino-acid sequence MALPLLWYIVVWLLHDTDLVLADISKLVMLPNSISTNCSSKEVCQFSRRCIKCNHLQDTKGFDYEQIDESSPTPMSRDQTYELTEFIHSHHRIKDRGTHSQFQLNLSSL; translated from the exons ATGGCTCTGCCATTATTA TGGTACATTGTAGTGTGGCTGTTGCACGACACTGATTTGGTCCTGGCTGACATAAGCAAATTGGTGATGCTCCCGAATTCCATAAGCACAAACTGCTCTTCTAAGGAAGTGTGTCAGTTCAGTCGTAG GTGCATCAAGTGTAATCATTTGCAAGACACAAAAGGCTTCGATTATGAACAAATCGATGAAAGTTCTCCTACACCAATGTCACGTGATCAAACATATGAGCTTACGGAGTTCATTCATAGCCATCATCGCATTAAAGACCGAGGAACTCATTCTCAATTCCAATTGAACCTGTCGAGCCTATAA